Below is a genomic region from Paenibacillus rhizovicinus.
GCCATTCCACGCGATCCCCGTCCGCCCACCGGCGTTCCGCTTTCGCATAGCCTTTCTCCACGCGATACTCCCGTTCCTCGCCGTTCACATTCAGCACCGGACGTCCGTCCTGGAACCATGCCGGAATACGCAGTCCAAGCTCGAACGCGGCACCTTCCCGAGCTTCCGGCAGCGACACCGTGAACTCGACCCGGCCATCCCAAGGGAGCGCCGAATGCTGGCGCAGCGCGACTGTGCCGCAGGCAAGCTCGAACGAGGCTTCGCTTCCGATATACAGATGCGCGTAGACGGTCTTACCGTCATCCGACACGTCATAGATGTAATCGTTCAACGAGCTGAGCAGGCGGGCAACGTTCGGAGGACAGCAGGAACAGCCGAACCACTTCTGTCTCACCGGCTTCACATGGCGCCGGTCGGGATTGTGGATGCTCGCATCCGGCCATACTTCGAGCGGATTGACATAGAAGAAATGCTTGCCGTCCGTGGACATGCTGCCAAGTACATTGTTGTACAACGCCCGTTCCATGACATCCGCGTATTCGCTCTTGGCTTCCAATCGGAGCATCCGCCGCGCCCAGAAGATCAAGCCGATCGAGGCGCAGGTTTCCGCGTAGACGGTATCGTTAGGCAGATCGTAATCGAACGTGAAAGCCTCGCCGAGATGCGTCGCGCCGATGCCTCCCGTAATATACATTTGCTTGCCGGTCGTATTCGCCCACAATCGCTCGCAGGCTTCGCGCAGCTTGTCGTCGCCGGTCAATCGCGCGAGATCGGCCATCGCCGTGTACATATAGACGGCCCGAACGGAGTGACCGACCGCGACCGACTGCTCCCGTACGGGAAGATGGCTTTGATACACCTCCAGATTAGGCGTGCCTTGCGACCAGATCCCCGTCCGGCCGCGGCGTTCCCATTCCCCGATGAAATAGTTCGGCTTGCTCCCGCGCTCATCGATGAAATACCGGCTTAGCGCCAAATATCGTTCTTCTCCCGTGACTCCGTGCAGCTTGACCAGCGCCAATTCAATCTCCTGATGCCCGCAATAGGCCCGAATTTGACCAGCCTCGGTGCCGAAGGTCCGTTCGATGAGATCCGCGAACCGGCAGGCGATATCGAGCAGGCTGCGTTTGCCCGTCGCCTCGCAATAGGCAACGGCAGCTTCGATCAGATGTCCCGCGCAATACAGTTCATGGGCTTCGTATAAATTCGTCCACTGCTTACCCGGTTCTTGAATCGTAAAATACGTGTTCAAATAACCGTTGTCATGCTGCGCTTGGCCGATTAAAGCGATGGCCTCATCCGCGACCTTCTCGAGTTCAGGGTCCGGATGGCGGCGAAGCGAATAAGCAACGGCCTCCAGCCATTTGTACAGATCGCTGTCCTGAAAGATCCAGCCGCCGAACTCGCCTTCTTCCAGTCCTGCCGCAATCCGGAAATTCCGGATCGCATAGCTGGGCTCCGCGTCCGCGATCCGATCGTTGAGCGCTTCCCACTGATAGGGAATGACCGTACTGCGGACAAGCTCCGAGTATCGGTTCCAGAATTCGTCCTGAATATGAATTTTACTGGTTTGCATATGCATACACCTCGAAAATGATAATATTTGACTCTTCATATAGTCGAGTATATGCTTTTTCTATAAGCTGGACTAGAAACGGAATGAGCTTTTTTCTATACAAAATCACACAGGAAAGCAGGGGAATTAGGTGACGATCGAAACCTGCGTGGAATTGAAAACGCCGCCGCTTCCCTATTACTGGGAATCCGGCCGTACGGTCTTCCAGGCGTCGGACCGTCATCCGAATCGCAGACAATTCGGCCTCTTCGATCTGCTCTTCGTCGCGAGCGGCGGGCTTCACATCGGGGAGAATGGCGAGGAATGGTCGCTTGGCGAAGGAGA
It encodes:
- a CDS encoding glycoside hydrolase family 127 protein, which translates into the protein MQTSKIHIQDEFWNRYSELVRSTVIPYQWEALNDRIADAEPSYAIRNFRIAAGLEEGEFGGWIFQDSDLYKWLEAVAYSLRRHPDPELEKVADEAIALIGQAQHDNGYLNTYFTIQEPGKQWTNLYEAHELYCAGHLIEAAVAYCEATGKRSLLDIACRFADLIERTFGTEAGQIRAYCGHQEIELALVKLHGVTGEERYLALSRYFIDERGSKPNYFIGEWERRGRTGIWSQGTPNLEVYQSHLPVREQSVAVGHSVRAVYMYTAMADLARLTGDDKLREACERLWANTTGKQMYITGGIGATHLGEAFTFDYDLPNDTVYAETCASIGLIFWARRMLRLEAKSEYADVMERALYNNVLGSMSTDGKHFFYVNPLEVWPDASIHNPDRRHVKPVRQKWFGCSCCPPNVARLLSSLNDYIYDVSDDGKTVYAHLYIGSEASFELACGTVALRQHSALPWDGRVEFTVSLPEAREGAAFELGLRIPAWFQDGRPVLNVNGEEREYRVEKGYAKAERRWADGDRVEWLLPMETKLVAAHPQIRADAGKAAIQRGPFVYCVEQADNGAPLASLSMAAEPNLRSYADADLLGGCVVVEGDARVADDTAWEDGLPYRPLDQEKKRAARFKAIPYYLWGNRAPGEMSVWMRL